Sequence from the Negativicutes bacterium genome:
TTGTTCATTAGCCAATACAGTATTGCATTGTTCGCACCAATTTACAGCTGCTTTTTTCTTATAAGCTAAACCACGCTCATAAAACAATAAAAATAGCCATTGAGTCCAGCGGTAGTATTCAGGAGTGCAAGTTGCAACCTCTCTATCCCAATCATAAGAAAGACCAATTTCAGTTTGTTGCTTTCTCATATTCTCAATATTCTTCATCGTCCATTCAGCCGGTTGAACACCATGTTTAATCGCCGCATTTTCTGCCGGCATCCCAAAGGCATCCCAGCCCATTGGATGCAGTACGTTATAACCATCCATGGCTTTATATCGTGCTAACACATCGCCAATAGAATAGTTACGGACATGACCCATGTGTAAATTTCCCGACGGATATGGAAACATTTCTAATACATAGTATTCCGGTTTTTGACGATCCAATTCAGTTTTAAAGGCTTTGTTATCAAGCCATTTTTGTTGCCATTTTCCTTCAATTTCTTGTGGCATATATTTTTCATCCATTATCATAACCTCCTTGAGTTTTACTTCCACTATAAAATAAAAAAATCCCTTGGCTTATGCCAGGGACGAATTAATTCGCGGTACCACCCTGATTGATGAAAATAATCATCCTCTCATTAGTTATAACGTAACCACCGGCAAACTAATTGCTCTTCAACAGCAAGTTCAGCTTTATTTTTTATTAGCTCGCATCAACCGCTAACTTTCTGCAAAAAAATAATTGCTTACTACTCTGCATCACCAGATTTAAAAACAATATATAATAATAATTACTAAATTTTATTATATATTTTCCTTTTTTAAAAGTCAATATCTCCATAACATCACTATTATTTGCTTAAACTTTTTATTTAACCTATAATAATTATTAAGTAAATAAGGAGGGCATTATGCATCAATATTTGTTTTTTATTGGCGATTTTCCGATTAGAGCTTATGGTTTGGTATTAAGCTTTAGTATTATTTTAGCGACAGGTGTTGCTTATTTTTTTGCCAAGCAAGATGGTCGATGGTCTGATCATATTGTTGATATTGGCATAATTGGTGGTTTTTCCGGTATCATTGGAGCTCGATTATGGGATGTATTCTTTTTTGATTGGTCTTATTATCATAATCATTTATTAGAAATACCATTTGTTTGGCAAGGCGGAATGGCGATTCAAGGTGGTATTGTTGGCGGACTATTAGCTGGTTATATCTATACTAAAATTCATAAAATTGATACTTGGGCGTTAGCTGATATCATTGCTCCTGCCATTATCTTAGGTCAAGCCTTGGGTCGTATCGCTAATTTATTAAATGGTGATGCCTTTGGTAACCCTACCGGTACAAGTTATGGAATCATTTATCCGCAAACAACCTTAGCTTATCAAACTTATGGTAATCAGCCACTTTGGCCAGCTGAAATCTGGGAGGGGCAAATTGATATTGTTATTTTTGCACTTTTACTAATTTTCCGAACTACTAACTATGCCAAAGGGCAAGTGTTTTTGTTGTATGCAATGTTATATTCTTTAGCCCGCTTTTTTTTAGAATATCTCCGTGGCGATTATACTAATCTAATTTGGGGCTTAAAATCAGCACAATGGACAAGTTTAATCGTTTTAGGAATAGCTTTTACTTTATTTGTTTGGTCAGGCTATAACCAAAAGAAATCATCACTGTAATAAACTTATAAAAAATGGGCATCTTAACGAAAAGTTAAGATGCCCATTTTGCTTATTTATTAAATAAGTTTTTGATAGCTTGTTTATTGGTATCACGATTTAATTGTGCAAGATAGTCTGTAAGTTTAATGTCTTTCGGACATGCTTGTACACAGTTTTGACTGTTACCACAGCTACCGATACCACCTTTTTGCATTAAAGCACCAAGGCGTTCTTCTTTAGAGTATTCACCAATTGGATGAAGGTTGAATAAATGAGCTTGTGCTGATGGTGCCGGACCGATAAAGTCTGAACCGGAATTAACATTAGGACAAGCTTCCATGCAACAACCACAAGTCATGCAACGGGAAATTTCATAAGCCGTTTCAGCAGTTTTAGGGTTTTGACGAGGTGCTGGTTTTGTTTCCCATGAACCATCAACATCAACCCAAGCTTGAACTTTTTTCAAGCTTTCAAACATTACTGCTCTATCAATATACAAATCACGAATTACCGGGAAAGTACGAGCAGGAGCAAGACGGATAGGTTGTTCTAAATGATCAATCAGTGCTGCACAAGCTTGTTGTGCTTTACCATTGATAACCATCATACAAGCACCGCATACTTTTTCAAGACAATTACATTCCCAAACTACAGGAGTAGTTTTTTTGCCGTCTTTAGTAACAGGATTTTTTTGAATTTCCATTAAAGAGGAAACAACATTCATTGCCGGTTTATATGGAAGAACAAATTCTTCAGTGTAAGGAGCACTGTTAGGAGAATCTTGTCTTTCAATTATAAAATGAACTGTTTTTTTGTTTGTCATAGCTACTATTTACCTCCTTTAGCAATGTCATAACGACGAGGACGTGGTTTAATCGCAGAGTGATCAAAATCAATATAGCTAATTTCAGGAGCATTTGTTGCAGGGTTGAATTTAGCAATAGTAGTTTTTAAATATTTCTCATCATCACGATTAGGGAACTCAGGTTTGTAATGAGCACCACGGCTTTCATCACGGTTTAATGCTGCTAAAGTAATTACACGAGCAAGAATAATCATATCGCGTAATTGTCTTACGAACATAACTTCTTGGTTAGCCCAACGGCCTTTATCTGAAATACCAATGTTGTCCCAACGTTTTAACAATTCTTGCAATTTAACATCAGTTGCTGCAAGTTTTTCGTTGAAACGAACGATAGCAACATTTTCAAGCATGATATCACCAAGCTCTTTATGTAATGCATAAGCATTTTCAGTACCGCTCATTTTTAATAAGCTTTCAAATCTTTCGATTTCCGCTTTTTTAGCTGCTTCTAATTCTTCTTTTGTTAATGCAGGACCTTGTTGCTCATCTTTTGCCCATTTCATTGCACTAGGACCGGAAACAGTACCGGAATATGCTGCTGACAATAAGGAGTTAGCACCAAGACGGTTAGCACCGTGATATTGGTAGTCACACTCACCGGAAGCAAGTAGACCAGGAATGTTTGTTCTATGAGTAACATCTACCCAAATACCACCCATGGAGTAATGGATTGCCGGGAATATTTGCATTGGAACTTTACGCGGATCTTCACCAACAAATTCTTCATAAATTTCCAAAATACCACCAAGTTTATGATCAAGATAATCACTGTCAATATGTGATAAATCTAAATAAACTCTATTTTCACCATTGATACCTAATTTTTGATTTACGCAAACATCGAAAATTGCACGAGCTGCGATATCACGAGGTACAAGGTTACCATATGCAGGGTACATTTCTTCTAAAAAGTACCAAGGTTTGCCATCTTTGTATGTCCAAACACGACCACCTTCACCACGAGCAGACTCTGACATCAAACGGTTTTTGTCATCACCAGGGATTGCGGATGGATGGATTTGAATAAATTCACTGTTACCAAGTAATGCACCTTGTTGGTAAACAGCACCTGCTGCTGCCCCTGTACAAATTGTGGAGTTAGTGCTTTTACCAAA
This genomic interval carries:
- the sdhB gene encoding succinate dehydrogenase iron-sulfur subunit codes for the protein MTNKKTVHFIIERQDSPNSAPYTEEFVLPYKPAMNVVSSLMEIQKNPVTKDGKKTTPVVWECNCLEKVCGACMMVINGKAQQACAALIDHLEQPIRLAPARTFPVIRDLYIDRAVMFESLKKVQAWVDVDGSWETKPAPRQNPKTAETAYEISRCMTCGCCMEACPNVNSGSDFIGPAPSAQAHLFNLHPIGEYSKEERLGALMQKGGIGSCGNSQNCVQACPKDIKLTDYLAQLNRDTNKQAIKNLFNK
- the sdhA gene encoding succinate dehydrogenase flavoprotein subunit, with the protein product MKKRIIVVGGGLAGLMATMKICEAGGQVDLFSLCPVKRSHSVCAQGGINACMNTKGQNDSIDEHYDDTVYGGDFLGDQIAIRGMIETAPKLIEMFDRMGVTFTRTPEGLLDLRNFGGQKNKRTVFSGATTGQQLLYALDEQVRKWETKGAVKKYEFWEFLKIIKNNAGECRGIVAQSMNSMEIEAFPADAVILATGGLGVVFGKSTNSTICTGAAAGAVYQQGALLGNSEFIQIHPSAIPGDDKNRLMSESARGEGGRVWTYKDGKPWYFLEEMYPAYGNLVPRDIAARAIFDVCVNQKLGINGENRVYLDLSHIDSDYLDHKLGGILEIYEEFVGEDPRKVPMQIFPAIHYSMGGIWVDVTHRTNIPGLLASGECDYQYHGANRLGANSLLSAAYSGTVSGPSAMKWAKDEQQGPALTKEELEAAKKAEIERFESLLKMSGTENAYALHKELGDIMLENVAIVRFNEKLAATDVKLQELLKRWDNIGISDKGRWANQEVMFVRQLRDMIILARVITLAALNRDESRGAHYKPEFPNRDDEKYLKTTIAKFNPATNAPEISYIDFDHSAIKPRPRRYDIAKGGK
- the lgt gene encoding prolipoprotein diacylglyceryl transferase — encoded protein: MHQYLFFIGDFPIRAYGLVLSFSIILATGVAYFFAKQDGRWSDHIVDIGIIGGFSGIIGARLWDVFFFDWSYYHNHLLEIPFVWQGGMAIQGGIVGGLLAGYIYTKIHKIDTWALADIIAPAIILGQALGRIANLLNGDAFGNPTGTSYGIIYPQTTLAYQTYGNQPLWPAEIWEGQIDIVIFALLLIFRTTNYAKGQVFLLYAMLYSLARFFLEYLRGDYTNLIWGLKSAQWTSLIVLGIAFTLFVWSGYNQKKSSL